The Geobacter sp. AOG2 genome includes a window with the following:
- a CDS encoding response regulator: protein MTKKVLIVEDELKLVDVLKDYLYLAGFETSSLCNGTEVIPWVRENGPNLILLDLMLPGRDGIDICKEIRTFSNVPIIMMTARIDEVDRLLGLELGADDYICKPFSPREVVARVKAVLRRMGDDQATQTAGLTLDESRYRATLAEHELDLTAVEFKLLQFLAAKPGRIYSRQQLMEKIYPDRRIVSSRTIDSHIKKLRKKIADANPELEFIHSVYGAGYKFEAA from the coding sequence ATGACTAAAAAGGTCCTCATTGTGGAAGATGAGCTGAAGTTGGTGGATGTTTTGAAGGATTATCTCTACTTGGCAGGGTTTGAAACGTCAAGTTTGTGTAATGGTACTGAGGTTATTCCTTGGGTAAGAGAGAACGGTCCGAATCTTATTCTTCTTGACCTGATGCTGCCGGGGCGTGATGGAATAGATATCTGCAAGGAGATCAGAACGTTTTCCAATGTTCCGATCATTATGATGACCGCCCGCATTGATGAGGTGGATCGTCTGCTCGGGCTAGAACTCGGTGCCGATGACTACATCTGCAAGCCGTTCAGCCCTCGGGAGGTTGTGGCCAGGGTCAAAGCGGTCCTGCGACGTATGGGCGACGATCAGGCTACACAAACCGCCGGACTGACCCTTGACGAATCGCGCTATCGGGCCACGCTTGCCGAACATGAACTCGACCTTACCGCCGTAGAATTTAAACTCTTGCAGTTTCTGGCAGCCAAGCCTGGGCGCATTTACAGCCGACAACAGCTCATGGAAAAGATCTATCCTGACCGCCGCATTGTCAGTAGTCGCACCATAGACAGCCATATTAAGAAACTGCGGAAGAAAATTGCTGATGCAAATCCTGAGTTGGAGTTTATTCATTCGGTTTATGGAGCCGGCTACAAATTCGAGGCAGCCTGA
- a CDS encoding CsgG/HfaB family protein: MKLIVCYMFLCISLTGCSLFRSIPETKTVALMPFFSSATNTGKSIGQEAADRVALELVAKGYVVIDRSTTTALVNEAKFYGSGLSDDMRSALQSHNIAAVVFGSVNDFSCESIRSPSLVASLASNMDKKNRCTVSLTAKIADTATGRLLWGVTINDTSEGANLTAMELMKSLIRKADIKETLPEPKDGETQPR; the protein is encoded by the coding sequence ATGAAGCTAATTGTTTGTTACATGTTCCTCTGTATTTCATTAACCGGTTGCTCTCTGTTCAGATCCATTCCTGAGACAAAGACGGTAGCGCTCATGCCGTTCTTTTCCTCAGCTACCAATACCGGAAAAAGCATCGGCCAAGAGGCTGCCGATCGTGTGGCACTGGAGTTGGTGGCGAAAGGATATGTCGTCATTGACCGTAGCACTACCACCGCCCTGGTAAATGAAGCAAAGTTCTACGGCTCCGGTCTGAGCGACGATATGCGGAGCGCATTGCAGTCGCATAATATCGCGGCGGTGGTCTTCGGCAGTGTCAATGACTTCAGTTGCGAGTCGATCCGGTCCCCCTCTTTGGTCGCCAGTTTGGCCAGCAACATGGATAAGAAAAATCGTTGTACAGTTTCCCTGACCGCCAAGATTGCCGACACCGCGACCGGCAGACTGCTATGGGGCGTGACAATTAATGATACTTCCGAAGGCGCGAATCTCACTGCTATGGAACTGATGAAGTCTTTGATCCGCAAGGCCGATATCAAAGAAACACTCCCCGAGCCAAAGGACGGAGAAACGCAGCCCAGGTGA
- a CDS encoding PDZ domain-containing protein, whose product MLDFLGMIITEVDSASAIQSGMEVVEGLIVMVVGWGGPAGTAGIETGDIISKVDGKPIKRLEEMEDCLSSHRPQTRIVFQLQRAGMWCFVEIPFAENFIGGIHRINSRSCRISRIRSLGT is encoded by the coding sequence ATGCTTGATTTCCTCGGGATGATTATTACTGAGGTAGATAGTGCTTCTGCCATACAAAGCGGGATGGAGGTGGTGGAGGGGCTTATCGTCATGGTTGTTGGCTGGGGTGGACCAGCCGGCACGGCGGGTATTGAGACCGGCGATATCATCTCCAAGGTAGACGGAAAACCGATCAAGAGGCTTGAGGAGATGGAAGATTGTCTGTCCTCACATCGACCGCAGACACGGATTGTTTTTCAACTCCAGCGTGCAGGAATGTGGTGTTTTGTGGAGATCCCTTTTGCGGAAAATTTCATCGGGGGGATTCACAGGATAAATTCCCGCTCATGCCGCATCAGCCGGATTAGAAGCTTGGGAACATGA
- a CDS encoding sigma-54 dependent transcriptional regulator, translated as MMIPTILIVDDDELSVRMLEAQLGEAGFASVTALSGVEALGIMERQPIDLVISDLVMHEMDGLELIQQIRKRYQGIPVVVVTANGSVESAVDAMRRGAYDYLEKPINPVILRITVQHALTYHHVIRENEQIKGLLGERFTFQSIVTVNPAMKEMLRLAAKVASARQTTVAIYGESGSGKEVLARAIHFAGNGLPTGFVAVNCAAIPEHLLESELFGHVRGAFTGAERDREGKFSLARGGTILLDEIGDMPLPLQAKLLRVLQERVFEKIGSNTPLPAECRIIVATNHNLAEQASAGRFREDLYHRINVFPLTIPPLRNRKDDIPLLCEHALDHLRQHLGKALPGISPEAMEIMLNHHWPGNVRELRNCLERAAILTEGELIRPSHLGIGPATPPMTSVDNDTSGDSTTYTLTVSNDLLSLDALTNRILAVTLERCNGNKSRAAQLLKIGRKAFYRS; from the coding sequence ATGATGATCCCGACAATTCTCATTGTTGACGACGATGAACTGAGCGTTCGCATGCTGGAGGCCCAGCTTGGCGAGGCGGGTTTCGCCTCCGTTACCGCGCTCAGCGGCGTCGAAGCCCTGGGAATTATGGAACGGCAGCCGATCGATCTGGTCATCTCCGACCTGGTCATGCATGAAATGGATGGTCTCGAACTCATCCAGCAGATACGGAAAAGATATCAAGGAATACCGGTCGTTGTGGTAACGGCAAACGGCAGCGTGGAGAGCGCCGTTGACGCCATGCGGCGCGGGGCCTACGATTATCTGGAAAAGCCCATCAATCCGGTTATTTTGCGCATTACCGTCCAACATGCCCTCACCTACCACCATGTCATCCGGGAAAATGAGCAGATCAAAGGGCTCTTGGGAGAACGGTTTACCTTTCAAAGCATTGTAACCGTGAACCCGGCGATGAAGGAGATGTTGAGGTTGGCCGCCAAGGTCGCTTCGGCACGTCAGACGACGGTGGCTATCTACGGCGAAAGCGGTTCCGGTAAAGAGGTGCTGGCGCGGGCCATCCATTTTGCCGGCAACGGGCTTCCAACCGGTTTTGTGGCGGTCAACTGCGCCGCTATCCCCGAGCATCTGCTGGAGAGCGAGCTTTTCGGCCACGTGCGGGGGGCCTTTACCGGTGCCGAGCGCGACCGGGAGGGGAAGTTCAGCCTGGCCCGCGGAGGCACCATCCTGCTTGATGAGATCGGCGATATGCCCCTGCCGCTTCAGGCCAAACTGCTGCGGGTACTCCAGGAACGGGTTTTCGAAAAGATCGGAAGCAATACCCCGCTTCCTGCGGAGTGCCGGATTATCGTGGCCACCAACCACAATCTGGCCGAACAGGCTTCCGCCGGGCGATTTCGGGAGGACCTCTACCACCGGATCAATGTTTTTCCCCTCACCATCCCCCCCCTGCGGAATCGCAAGGACGACATCCCCCTGCTCTGCGAGCACGCCCTTGACCATCTGCGCCAGCATTTGGGCAAGGCCCTACCCGGCATCTCCCCAGAGGCCATGGAAATTATGCTCAACCACCATTGGCCGGGTAATGTGCGCGAACTGCGCAATTGTCTGGAACGGGCAGCCATTCTCACGGAAGGGGAGTTAATCCGCCCCTCACACCTGGGCATCGGTCCGGCAACGCCACCTATGACCTCTGTCGATAATGACACAAGTGGCGACAGCACTACCTACACCCTGACAGTCTCGAACGACCTCCTCTCTCTCGATGCCCTGACAAACCGCATCCTGGCCGTTACCTTGGAACGGTGCAACGGCAACAAATCAAGGGCTGCCCAGTTGCTCAAAATCGGCCGCAAGGCATTTTACCGTTCCTGA
- a CDS encoding response regulator, producing MELRKCLVVDDDELGREIIAQYLENVPVVDTAINGQDAVEKFREALTSDAPYELILLDIVMPDMDGIAAGKEIRKREKELALPTDKQVKIIMLTALNTPQDVMQSMLSVQSSAYLVKPVEPDKVRKTISQLGLRIP from the coding sequence ATGGAACTCAGAAAATGTCTTGTTGTGGATGATGACGAACTTGGGCGTGAAATCATTGCCCAATACCTGGAGAATGTTCCCGTCGTTGATACCGCCATCAACGGTCAGGATGCGGTCGAAAAATTCCGGGAAGCCCTGACGTCGGACGCCCCCTATGAACTTATCCTACTGGACATCGTCATGCCGGATATGGATGGGATCGCCGCCGGCAAAGAGATCAGGAAACGGGAGAAAGAATTGGCACTGCCGACAGACAAGCAGGTCAAGATCATCATGTTAACCGCTCTCAACACGCCGCAGGACGTAATGCAGTCAATGCTGTCGGTTCAATCGTCAGCTTATCTGGTCAAACCGGTGGAACCTGATAAGGTCCGAAAAACCATCAGCCAATTGGGGCTCAGGATTCCTTGA